One window of Panthera tigris isolate Pti1 chromosome C2, P.tigris_Pti1_mat1.1, whole genome shotgun sequence genomic DNA carries:
- the LOC102969481 gene encoding phospholipid scramblase 2-like → MILTMAFRNRQSLIQWMQTPGTIPNCPPGLEYLTQINQLLVCQRFDLLEVLGCFATSKKYEVMNNQGHRIYYAEERSNCFLRYLCGPSRRFTMTIYDNVGRDVITMHRTLRSSCCWRNCYVQKLKVEAPPGEKIGYVYQYFHPFSPKFKIKNENKEDVMKIRGPCMLSSCLKDLDFNLLSLDEEIVLGKISKKWAGFMRELFTNADKFGIQFPLNLDVKIKALMLGASFLIDYMYFEHWP, encoded by the exons ATGATCTTGACTATGGCTTTTCGTAATCGTCAGTCCCTGATACAATGGATGCAAACACCAGGGACAATACCCAATTGTCCACCTGGATTGGAATATCTGACTCAG ATAAATCAGTTACTAGTGTGTCAACGTTTCGATCTTCTGGAAG TTCTCGGTTGTTTTGCAACTAGTAAAAAATATGAAGTCATGAACAATCAAGGACACAGAATTTATTATGCAGAAGAAAGAAGTAATTGTTTCCTCCGATATCTCTGTGGACCTTCAAGACGTTTTACCATGACAATTTATGATAATGTAGGCCGTGATGTCATTACTATGCATAGAACTCTAAGAAGTAGCTGTTGCTGGAGAAACTGCTATGTACAAAAG CTAAAAGTTGAAGCTCCACCTGGTGAAAAAATTGGATATGTGTATCAATACTTTCACCCATTTTCgccaaagtttaaaataaaaaatgagaataaggaGGATGTAATGAAAATTAGAGGGCCATGTATGCTTTCCAGCTGTCTCAAGGATCTAGATTTTAAT ttattgTCTCTGGATGAAGAAATAGTTCTtggcaaaatttcaaaaaaatgggCTGGATTTATGAGGGAACTATTCACCAATGCTGATAAATTTGGAATCCAGTTTCCATTGAATCTTGATGTTAAGATAAAAGCACTGATGCTTGGAGCAAGTTTCCTCATT